From a region of the Corallococcus coralloides DSM 2259 genome:
- a CDS encoding DUF2381 family protein has translation MRIPPSLRTSLLSFFVASAAVARDREPAIRPLMLSEHPSDATHRVYVRGQVVTTLRFEKAVDTTRTKLLGWEGRLEPLVVVRNKVVLEPMHDLADDEGIPLIVTLVDGTEAAFLLRHPGWRHSNGADQQVDVFKDPESYASMHAALLRALKENSTLTEENERYRKEEVSEDHALAALLASEAIAQTPFKLADRFSGKDDESEVDAQVFQGKGKVAVVFKVKNTHSQEPWSLKSARLVTKDGGHARAVAIRVTTREITLGSSGVVAAVVDSSAFMEEGVLTSLFLEIYRQDGLRQAFVQLDPALLAR, from the coding sequence ATGCGAATCCCACCGTCCCTCCGGACCAGCCTGCTCAGCTTTTTTGTGGCCTCTGCTGCCGTAGCCCGCGACCGAGAACCGGCCATCCGGCCTCTGATGCTCTCAGAGCACCCGAGCGACGCCACCCACCGGGTCTATGTGCGGGGGCAGGTGGTCACGACGCTGCGCTTCGAGAAGGCCGTGGATACCACCAGGACGAAGTTGCTCGGATGGGAGGGGCGCCTCGAACCCTTGGTGGTGGTCCGCAACAAGGTCGTCCTGGAGCCCATGCATGACCTCGCCGACGACGAAGGCATTCCCCTGATTGTGACGCTGGTGGATGGGACAGAAGCGGCATTCCTCCTGCGTCACCCGGGCTGGAGGCATTCGAACGGCGCGGATCAGCAGGTCGATGTGTTCAAGGATCCAGAGAGCTACGCGAGCATGCACGCGGCGCTGCTCCGGGCGCTCAAGGAGAACTCCACACTGACCGAGGAGAATGAACGCTACCGTAAGGAAGAGGTCTCGGAGGACCATGCGCTCGCGGCGCTGCTGGCTTCAGAGGCCATCGCGCAGACCCCGTTCAAGCTCGCGGACCGCTTTTCCGGCAAGGATGATGAGAGCGAGGTGGATGCCCAGGTGTTCCAGGGCAAGGGAAAGGTCGCGGTCGTCTTCAAGGTCAAGAACACCCATTCTCAAGAGCCCTGGAGTCTGAAATCGGCACGTCTGGTGACCAAGGACGGCGGTCATGCTCGAGCGGTCGCGATTCGCGTCACGACGCGCGAAATCACGCTCGGAAGCTCCGGCGTGGTAGCTGCTGTCGTGGACAGCAGTGCCTTCATGGAAGAAGGCGTGTTGACGAGCCTCTTCCTTGAGATCTACCGCCAGGACGGCTTGAGGCAGGCGTTCGTCCAGCTAGATCCAGCGCTCCTGGCGCGATAA
- a CDS encoding AAA family ATPase — MAVTVVVVSGPIGAGKTTLAQGLARRFGALHLRSRDLLREHGGEGSRRSRQDRSLTLDHETGGRWLADGVLAALRVHGLDASGRTQRLITVDAASSEAQLDGLRGSPGLRVVHVHLEAPEPEQALRDAERRSRDTQEDAEPHGFEAAWAHPAEQHPRTPHEGAGPATVEVARRPEERPCAVDQDSEPHRFEAAWAHPAERAVHALALLAELVVDTARTPPDAVLVRVASRLGLYGRPGERLVDLIVPGSHDGVDTRPLTSQLARHYAVLFRRGGPGPSREEMEDAFARGHHVLVESAEPSACACIQAAGIAPGRVRRVVLACRSEGRAFDWVGLREAASLNAPTDLALTLAGELAATNWAARRFDQLTDAARHHLEELERVAGAPVSFLAPFPEARHLIERRPW, encoded by the coding sequence ATGGCGGTCACGGTGGTGGTGGTGTCGGGGCCCATTGGCGCGGGGAAGACGACCCTCGCGCAGGGGCTCGCGCGGCGGTTCGGCGCGCTGCATCTCCGCTCGCGGGACCTGCTGCGGGAGCATGGCGGTGAAGGCTCGCGGCGCTCGCGTCAGGACCGGAGCCTCACGCTGGACCACGAGACGGGTGGGCGCTGGCTGGCGGATGGAGTGCTCGCGGCCCTGCGGGTGCACGGACTGGACGCGTCTGGCCGAACTCAACGGCTGATCACCGTGGATGCCGCGAGCAGCGAGGCGCAATTGGACGGCCTGCGCGGAAGCCCCGGGCTCCGCGTCGTGCACGTCCACCTGGAGGCGCCGGAACCGGAGCAGGCCTTACGCGATGCGGAGCGGCGTTCGCGAGACACGCAAGAGGACGCGGAGCCGCACGGCTTCGAGGCGGCCTGGGCGCATCCCGCCGAGCAGCATCCACGCACACCGCACGAGGGCGCAGGGCCAGCCACCGTCGAAGTGGCCAGGCGACCCGAGGAGCGCCCGTGCGCGGTGGACCAGGATTCCGAGCCGCACCGCTTCGAGGCGGCCTGGGCGCATCCCGCCGAGCGTGCGGTGCACGCGCTGGCCTTGCTGGCGGAGCTCGTGGTCGACACGGCGAGGACGCCGCCCGACGCGGTGCTCGTGCGGGTGGCCAGCCGGCTTGGACTTTATGGACGGCCTGGTGAACGGCTGGTGGACCTCATCGTCCCGGGATCGCATGACGGCGTGGACACGCGTCCCCTCACGTCGCAGCTGGCGCGTCACTACGCCGTGCTGTTTCGGCGAGGCGGGCCAGGCCCCTCCCGCGAGGAAATGGAGGACGCCTTCGCCAGGGGCCACCACGTGCTCGTTGAAAGCGCCGAGCCCTCCGCCTGCGCCTGTATCCAGGCTGCGGGCATCGCACCGGGTCGGGTGCGGCGGGTGGTCCTGGCATGCCGCTCGGAAGGCCGCGCGTTCGACTGGGTGGGACTGCGCGAGGCCGCCTCCCTCAATGCCCCCACGGACCTGGCGCTCACGCTCGCGGGGGAGCTGGCCGCGACCAACTGGGCCGCACGTCGCTTCGACCAGCTCACCGATGCGGCCCGTCATCACCTGGAAGAACTCGAGCGCGTCGCGGGTGCGCCCGTGTCCTTCCTCGCCCCCTTCCCAGAGGCGCGCCATCTCATCGAGCGGCGACCGTGGTGA
- a CDS encoding glycoside hydrolase family 16 protein, translating into MATSTGRAATAWALVAGLTACAGAPKRAEAVAPTEGGWVQVWSDEFDGTAVDASNWRIQTDVHVNNEQQQYTTSPDNVSVSGGTLKLTARMQTANGYPFTSGRVESAGKREFKHGRVEARIKLPVGVGLWPAFWMLGNDIHSVGWPACGELDIMENVGYGDWVSVALHGPGYSGNTPINGRFFPRTPVSDWHEYGVETSPEAIHWYIDGERVKTSTREEVERHGAWAYDKPLFIIFNFAVGGGYPEGVNKAKEPYFGVPQATADLLRQGPRTMEVDWVRVSEKR; encoded by the coding sequence ATGGCGACGAGCACGGGCAGGGCTGCGACGGCGTGGGCGCTGGTGGCGGGGCTGACGGCGTGCGCGGGGGCACCGAAGCGCGCGGAGGCGGTGGCGCCCACGGAGGGCGGCTGGGTCCAGGTGTGGAGCGACGAGTTCGACGGCACGGCGGTGGACGCGAGCAACTGGCGCATCCAGACCGACGTGCACGTGAACAACGAGCAGCAGCAGTACACGACGTCGCCGGACAACGTGTCGGTGAGCGGCGGCACGTTGAAGCTCACGGCGCGGATGCAGACGGCGAACGGGTATCCGTTCACGTCGGGCCGGGTGGAGAGCGCGGGCAAGCGGGAGTTCAAGCACGGCCGCGTCGAGGCGCGCATCAAGCTGCCGGTGGGCGTGGGGCTCTGGCCGGCGTTCTGGATGCTGGGCAATGACATCCACTCCGTGGGCTGGCCCGCGTGCGGCGAGCTCGACATCATGGAGAACGTTGGCTACGGCGACTGGGTGTCCGTCGCGTTGCATGGGCCGGGCTACAGCGGCAACACGCCCATCAACGGCCGCTTCTTTCCGCGCACGCCGGTGAGTGACTGGCACGAGTACGGCGTGGAGACGTCGCCGGAGGCCATCCACTGGTACATCGACGGGGAGCGCGTGAAGACCTCCACCCGCGAGGAGGTGGAGCGCCACGGCGCGTGGGCCTACGACAAGCCGCTCTTCATCATCTTCAACTTCGCGGTGGGTGGCGGCTACCCGGAGGGCGTCAACAAGGCGAAGGAGCCGTACTTCGGCGTTCCGCAGGCCACCGCGGACCTGCTGCGCCAGGGGCCGCGGACGATGGAAGTGGACTGGGTGCGCGTCTCCGAAAAGCGCTGA
- a CDS encoding Type 1 glutamine amidotransferase-like domain-containing protein: MTLPPLLLLADSAPLFWRVEGRPFLDYVRVLTGAELRVPPVKAAYLGASNGDVPEFYDIFVAAMEGIGIQRCRSIPARPSGEDLAWLKDADVILLAGGDPRVGWNAFQAHGVDGILRERHQAGAVLMGVSAGAMHLGLGAWCEDLPGEGEPFPVLGLAPYLIGVHEPPEWPGLKLALHRLGLPTRGLGIPQGGGVLLHADGSVEPVRQTVVDVTVDVEGRLHESLLLPPATPYRGESPEAPVNRRTLQ; this comes from the coding sequence ATGACGCTCCCGCCCCTCCTCCTGCTGGCTGACAGCGCTCCGCTGTTCTGGCGCGTGGAGGGGCGCCCCTTCCTGGACTACGTGCGCGTGCTCACCGGCGCGGAGCTGCGCGTGCCGCCGGTGAAGGCCGCGTACCTGGGCGCGTCCAACGGCGACGTGCCGGAGTTCTACGACATCTTCGTCGCGGCCATGGAAGGCATCGGGATCCAGCGCTGCCGGAGCATCCCTGCCAGGCCGTCCGGTGAGGACCTGGCCTGGCTGAAGGACGCCGACGTCATCCTCCTGGCGGGCGGCGACCCACGCGTGGGCTGGAACGCATTCCAGGCCCACGGAGTGGATGGGATCCTGCGTGAGCGGCATCAGGCCGGCGCCGTGCTGATGGGCGTCTCCGCGGGAGCCATGCACCTGGGCCTGGGCGCGTGGTGCGAAGACCTGCCCGGCGAGGGAGAGCCCTTCCCGGTGCTGGGCCTCGCGCCCTACCTCATCGGCGTGCACGAGCCGCCCGAGTGGCCCGGCCTCAAGCTCGCCCTCCATCGCCTGGGCCTGCCCACGCGGGGACTGGGCATTCCGCAGGGGGGCGGCGTGCTCCTGCACGCGGACGGCAGCGTGGAGCCCGTGCGGCAGACCGTGGTGGACGTGACGGTGGACGTGGAGGGGCGGCTGCACGAATCGCTGCTCTTGCCCCCGGCCACGCCGTACCGGGGCGAGTCCCCCGAAGCGCCGGTGAACCGGCGGACGCTCCAGTAG
- a CDS encoding family 16 glycosylhydrolase, whose product MATRAGKTLWALAAVLGLTACGGGSAPSQDALLTTPVVAEREQSATAAPLGRTVWLKACATQKFVSADRNLGATAPLVANRDSAQGWEQFQVADAGNDSISLRVVETGLYVSADPNAGGQVTGFRTAVGDWERFTWVPFADGSVGLRAKSTGQYVSADANQGASAPLYANRAAAGCWEAFSFGIVGGGEDRWVQIWSDEFDGNSVNTANWTPNTTVHVNSEQQQYTNSGDNISVSNGTLKLTARLQWNNGYPFTSGRLESAGKREFSHGRVEARIKMPVGAGLWPAFWMLGNDINTVGWPACGELDIMENVGYGDWVSGALHGPGYSGNTPINGRFYPSSSVSDWHVYRTEYSSSDIKWYIDGALVKTTTRAEVLRYGAWAYDKPLFIILNLAVGGGYPFGVNGASTPYYGVPQSTVDLVRNAPQTMEVDWVRAYQWR is encoded by the coding sequence ATGGCGACGAGAGCCGGGAAGACGCTGTGGGCGCTGGCGGCGGTGCTGGGGCTGACGGCCTGTGGTGGGGGTTCCGCTCCCTCGCAGGATGCGCTGCTGACGACGCCGGTGGTGGCGGAGCGGGAGCAGTCCGCCACGGCGGCGCCGCTGGGGCGGACGGTGTGGCTGAAGGCGTGCGCGACGCAGAAGTTCGTGTCCGCGGACCGGAACCTGGGGGCCACCGCGCCGCTCGTCGCCAACCGCGACAGCGCGCAGGGATGGGAGCAGTTCCAGGTGGCGGACGCGGGCAATGACTCCATCTCGCTGCGCGTGGTGGAGACGGGCCTGTACGTGTCCGCGGATCCGAACGCGGGCGGTCAGGTGACGGGCTTCCGCACGGCGGTGGGTGACTGGGAGCGCTTCACCTGGGTGCCCTTCGCGGACGGCTCCGTGGGCCTGCGCGCCAAGAGCACGGGCCAGTACGTGTCCGCGGACGCGAACCAGGGCGCCAGCGCGCCGCTGTACGCCAACCGCGCCGCGGCCGGCTGCTGGGAGGCGTTCTCCTTTGGCATCGTGGGCGGCGGCGAGGACCGCTGGGTGCAGATCTGGAGCGACGAGTTCGACGGCAACAGCGTCAACACGGCCAACTGGACGCCCAACACGACGGTGCACGTGAACAGCGAGCAGCAGCAATACACGAACTCCGGCGACAACATCTCCGTGAGCAACGGCACGCTGAAGCTCACCGCGCGCCTGCAGTGGAACAACGGCTACCCGTTCACCTCCGGCCGGCTGGAGAGCGCGGGCAAGCGCGAGTTCAGCCACGGCCGCGTCGAGGCGCGCATCAAGATGCCGGTGGGCGCGGGCCTGTGGCCGGCGTTCTGGATGCTGGGCAATGACATCAACACCGTGGGCTGGCCCGCGTGCGGTGAGCTCGACATCATGGAGAACGTCGGCTACGGCGACTGGGTGTCCGGGGCGCTGCACGGCCCGGGCTACTCCGGCAACACGCCCATCAACGGCCGCTTCTACCCGTCGTCCAGCGTGAGCGACTGGCACGTGTACCGCACGGAGTACTCGTCCTCGGACATCAAGTGGTACATCGACGGGGCGCTGGTGAAGACCACGACGCGCGCGGAGGTGCTGCGCTACGGCGCGTGGGCCTACGACAAGCCGCTGTTCATCATCCTCAACCTCGCGGTGGGGGGTGGCTATCCCTTCGGCGTGAATGGCGCCTCGACGCCGTACTACGGCGTGCCGCAGTCCACGGTGGACCTGGTGCGCAACGCGCCGCAGACCATGGAAGTGGACTGGGTGCGCGCCTACCAGTGGCGCTAG
- a CDS encoding LamG domain-containing protein, whose product MVLGTALAGLPGTVFAEGRPSLVNTRIGTPFGANGHSSTVDGRIFVGNIREDQATTTTTWIARVFRPEAVTYDAAGKPSFAQAFSAGKTVAVRNGENALAFCFTHPAQPYALSSGVAVYQPFIFDSMMFNGDNVFRRRTTDIRVSQPFTTSAEIASFTTGPLETLRTVTGATIRGIEPTMTSDGRLLIWQGAPANTGGIDHMMYAYNPTPCAATGWSTPRPLSMMFNDPNAGVKRYPLAWKRLKAATGEDFGDTTSGALVRGAYAWVDHEGRNLLYIAVTYTDGARREAVSLVGADTNWTAYHIDGAINTDRMDIAHLFYSGPMWNFEQERLPSQSFPPGQSNAAHYLPVTKTHDVLALFGSNTADYNEVDLGELMDPFHLLFLPMNELVTRAGAYDLTRTPDLSGRFFTGTLVGGASISPGNALTRSSPDSLWQPHGKGKALVVPGGSALTVNLADPSGTVPGVGALVRGLSVEFAVRPDADIQQGCTTGNPYRYLMHKAGGLDIIYEASNQVQFSLVVNGQRVRLGGGPVLPVGQWSHLAYTWDGTTGVFHEYLNGVPTNRTLPVAPGTARLGTGTLSIGAGANLDTQRCPVNGEGSFRGAIDEVRIFTHARSNRSICMTAHGANCREEAIQHTPSAGQFVMSAQAPACNGTSALNSAACLSAMHRACAQRGASDALANSTNTWNTILQLVSNRPPISLAGVPVTSTATDLTVACAPIQHESVAVTFEELARIHAGCTDERGVTSTHCTAAAHRFCNSQGWTTGQVFEVTSRPWVGCFNSGLRTDVEKSVLGPVSNLGDYTAPGSRLEVSQWCRTQGYGAGVVQELPSATKAHVHCFQPAVTAPWRYLP is encoded by the coding sequence GTGGTGCTCGGGACGGCGCTCGCGGGCCTGCCCGGGACGGTGTTCGCGGAAGGCCGGCCGTCGCTGGTGAACACGCGCATCGGGACGCCCTTCGGGGCGAACGGGCACTCGTCCACGGTGGACGGCCGCATCTTCGTGGGCAACATCCGCGAGGACCAGGCGACCACGACGACGACGTGGATCGCCCGGGTGTTCCGTCCGGAGGCGGTGACGTACGACGCGGCCGGCAAGCCGTCGTTCGCGCAAGCCTTCTCCGCTGGCAAGACGGTGGCCGTGCGCAACGGAGAGAACGCGCTGGCGTTCTGCTTCACCCACCCCGCCCAGCCCTACGCGCTGTCGAGCGGCGTCGCGGTGTACCAGCCGTTCATCTTCGACTCGATGATGTTCAACGGGGACAACGTCTTCCGGCGGCGCACCACGGACATCCGCGTGTCCCAGCCCTTCACCACGTCAGCGGAGATTGCGTCGTTCACCACCGGCCCGCTGGAGACGCTGCGCACCGTCACCGGCGCCACGATTCGCGGCATCGAGCCCACGATGACGTCCGACGGCCGGCTGCTCATCTGGCAGGGCGCGCCCGCGAACACCGGCGGCATCGACCACATGATGTACGCGTACAACCCCACGCCGTGCGCGGCCACGGGCTGGAGCACCCCGCGTCCGCTGTCCATGATGTTCAACGACCCGAACGCGGGCGTGAAGCGCTACCCGCTGGCGTGGAAGCGGCTGAAGGCGGCGACGGGCGAGGACTTCGGCGACACGACGTCCGGTGCGCTCGTGCGCGGCGCCTACGCGTGGGTGGACCACGAGGGCCGCAACCTCCTCTACATCGCCGTCACGTACACGGACGGCGCGCGGCGCGAGGCGGTGAGCCTGGTGGGCGCGGACACGAACTGGACCGCGTACCACATCGACGGGGCCATCAACACGGACCGCATGGACATCGCGCACCTCTTCTATTCAGGGCCCATGTGGAACTTCGAGCAGGAGCGCCTGCCGTCGCAGAGCTTCCCGCCCGGGCAGAGCAACGCCGCGCACTACCTGCCCGTGACCAAGACGCACGACGTGCTGGCCCTCTTCGGCAGCAACACCGCCGACTACAACGAGGTGGACCTGGGCGAATTGATGGACCCCTTCCACCTGCTCTTCCTGCCCATGAACGAGCTCGTCACGCGCGCGGGCGCGTATGACCTGACGCGCACGCCGGACCTGTCCGGCCGCTTCTTCACGGGCACGCTGGTGGGAGGCGCCTCCATCTCTCCGGGCAATGCGCTGACGCGCTCGTCGCCGGACTCGCTCTGGCAGCCGCATGGCAAGGGCAAGGCGTTGGTGGTTCCCGGAGGGAGCGCGCTCACGGTGAACCTGGCGGACCCGTCCGGCACGGTGCCCGGGGTGGGCGCGCTCGTGCGCGGCCTGTCGGTGGAGTTCGCGGTGCGGCCGGACGCGGACATCCAGCAGGGATGCACGACCGGCAATCCCTACCGCTACCTGATGCACAAGGCGGGCGGGCTGGACATCATCTACGAGGCCAGCAACCAGGTGCAGTTCTCCCTGGTCGTCAACGGCCAGCGCGTGCGGCTGGGCGGCGGCCCGGTGCTGCCGGTGGGGCAGTGGAGCCACCTGGCCTATACGTGGGACGGCACCACAGGCGTCTTCCACGAATACCTCAACGGCGTGCCCACGAACCGCACGCTGCCCGTCGCGCCGGGGACGGCCCGGCTGGGCACGGGGACGCTCTCCATCGGCGCGGGCGCGAACCTGGACACGCAGCGCTGCCCGGTGAACGGCGAGGGCTCGTTCCGGGGCGCCATCGACGAGGTGCGCATCTTCACGCACGCGCGCTCCAACCGGAGCATCTGCATGACCGCGCACGGCGCCAACTGCCGCGAGGAGGCCATCCAACACACGCCCTCCGCGGGCCAGTTCGTGATGAGCGCCCAGGCGCCCGCGTGCAACGGCACCAGCGCCCTGAATTCGGCGGCGTGCCTGTCCGCGATGCACCGGGCCTGCGCACAGCGGGGCGCGAGCGACGCGCTGGCGAACAGCACCAACACCTGGAACACGATTCTCCAACTCGTCAGCAACCGTCCGCCCATCTCGCTGGCGGGCGTGCCGGTGACGTCCACGGCCACGGACCTGACGGTGGCGTGCGCGCCCATCCAGCATGAGAGCGTGGCCGTGACGTTCGAGGAGCTGGCGCGCATCCACGCCGGCTGCACCGACGAGCGCGGCGTGACGAGCACCCACTGCACCGCCGCCGCGCACCGCTTCTGCAACAGCCAGGGCTGGACGACGGGGCAGGTGTTCGAGGTGACGTCCCGGCCGTGGGTGGGCTGCTTCAACTCCGGGCTCCGGACGGACGTGGAGAAGTCCGTGCTGGGGCCGGTGTCCAACCTGGGCGACTACACCGCCCCGGGTTCGCGCCTGGAGGTGAGCCAGTGGTGCCGCACGCAGGGCTACGGGGCTGGCGTCGTCCAGGAGCTTCCCAGCGCCACCAAGGCCCACGTGCACTGCTTCCAGCCGGCCGTGACGGCGCCGTGGCGGTACCTGCCGTAA
- a CDS encoding MgtC/SapB family protein — MDAPAELPPLLAQASQWPLVPVMTRVGLAIAIGLFIGLEREHSRKTGVRTFALTALMGCLGGLTGQSFALVAAGFVTLLVLLMNARELLLHQRLALTTSTALMVVAFCGILCGMGHTFTPIVVGVLTTALLAWKQSLVGFVGGLSDKELRSAVLLAVLTFVVFPILPAHPVDPWGLIEPQSNWASVIIIAAVGFVNYMLLKTLGPRGMEVTAFFGGLVNSRKVIVELATRLKEVGAPLLPSAYRGILLATVAMLLRNGLIVIIFASQAAVHCAIPFTFMLLVSAVLWRRSPEQAPTEGAPRLALESPFRLMAALKFGGVFLALNVAGALAQRNFGSGSFYFVSILGGLLSSASSIASAATLISHHEISAVTGVNGVILSSLTSIVVNIPLIRSMAKEASFRRRVSAALLSVAVVGLVGVGLNLMVFEALLHRA; from the coding sequence ATGGATGCACCCGCAGAGCTGCCCCCCCTCCTTGCCCAGGCGTCGCAATGGCCCTTGGTGCCCGTGATGACCCGGGTGGGGCTGGCCATCGCGATTGGCCTCTTCATTGGCCTGGAGCGAGAGCACAGCCGCAAGACGGGCGTGCGCACGTTCGCGCTCACCGCGCTGATGGGCTGTCTGGGCGGGCTCACCGGTCAGTCCTTCGCGCTGGTGGCCGCGGGCTTCGTCACGCTGCTGGTGCTGCTGATGAACGCCCGGGAGCTGCTGCTCCACCAGCGCCTGGCGCTCACCACGTCCACCGCCCTGATGGTGGTGGCCTTCTGCGGCATCCTGTGCGGCATGGGCCACACGTTCACGCCCATCGTCGTGGGCGTGCTGACGACGGCGCTGCTCGCCTGGAAGCAGTCCCTCGTGGGCTTCGTGGGCGGATTGTCCGACAAGGAGCTGAGATCCGCCGTCCTGCTCGCGGTGCTGACGTTCGTCGTGTTCCCCATCCTGCCCGCGCACCCGGTGGACCCGTGGGGCCTCATCGAGCCCCAGTCCAACTGGGCCAGCGTCATCATCATCGCGGCGGTGGGCTTCGTGAACTACATGCTCCTGAAGACGCTGGGGCCCAGGGGCATGGAGGTCACCGCGTTCTTCGGCGGGCTGGTGAACAGCCGCAAGGTCATCGTGGAGCTGGCCACGCGCCTGAAGGAGGTGGGCGCGCCGCTGCTTCCTTCCGCCTACCGGGGCATCCTCCTGGCCACTGTCGCGATGCTGCTGCGCAACGGCCTCATCGTCATCATCTTCGCCTCGCAGGCCGCCGTGCACTGCGCCATCCCGTTCACGTTCATGCTGCTGGTGAGCGCGGTGCTGTGGCGCCGTTCGCCCGAGCAGGCGCCCACGGAGGGCGCGCCCCGCCTGGCGTTGGAGTCGCCCTTCCGTCTGATGGCGGCCCTCAAGTTCGGCGGAGTGTTCCTGGCGCTCAACGTCGCGGGCGCGCTGGCGCAGCGCAACTTCGGGTCCGGGAGCTTCTACTTCGTCAGCATCCTGGGGGGCCTCCTGTCGAGCGCCTCCTCCATCGCCTCCGCCGCCACGCTCATCAGCCACCACGAGATCTCCGCGGTCACGGGCGTCAACGGCGTCATCCTCTCCAGCCTCACCAGCATCGTGGTGAACATCCCGCTCATCCGGAGCATGGCGAAGGAAGCGTCCTTCCGGCGCCGCGTGTCCGCCGCGCTGCTGTCCGTGGCGGTGGTGGGGCTGGTGGGCGTGGGGCTCAACCTGATGGTCTTCGAAGCCCTCCTCCACCGCGCCTGA
- a CDS encoding acetyl-CoA C-acetyltransferase, translated as MTASYIIDAVRTPRGRGKMGKGALTGLHPQELLAQTLNALQRRGGWDAREVGDVIAGCVSQVNEQGANIARNAVLAAGWPQDVSAVSLNRFCGSGLQAVNFGAMGVASGAMDFVVTGGVESMSHLSLGADGGGQDGGNVRLRERVYQVPQGISADLIATLEGITREDVDAWALRSQRQAARAIEENRFAKALFAVKDPATGAVLLERDEYPRPDTTAQGLAALKPAFVAMGETAVGPSGETLDGIALAAYPRAKRIQHVHTAGNSSGIVDGAAVVALASERYVKEKGLKPRARIRAMATLGTEPLIMLTAPAPVSEKALRMAGMKAGDVDLWEINEAFAAVVLQTTRALGIDPDRVNVNGGSIALGHPLGATGAMLLGTALDELERTGKGTALITMCIGGGQGIATIIERI; from the coding sequence ATGACCGCCAGCTACATCATCGACGCCGTCCGGACCCCGCGTGGGCGCGGGAAGATGGGCAAGGGGGCCCTGACGGGACTGCATCCGCAGGAGCTGCTCGCCCAGACGCTCAACGCGCTCCAGCGGCGCGGCGGTTGGGATGCTCGGGAGGTGGGTGACGTCATCGCGGGGTGCGTGTCTCAGGTGAATGAGCAGGGCGCGAACATCGCTCGCAACGCGGTGCTCGCCGCGGGGTGGCCGCAGGACGTGTCCGCCGTGTCGCTCAACCGCTTCTGCGGCTCCGGGCTCCAGGCGGTGAACTTCGGCGCCATGGGGGTCGCCTCCGGCGCCATGGACTTCGTGGTGACGGGCGGCGTGGAGAGCATGTCGCACCTGTCGCTGGGCGCGGACGGCGGCGGCCAGGATGGCGGCAACGTGCGGCTGCGCGAGCGCGTCTACCAGGTGCCCCAGGGCATCAGCGCGGACCTCATCGCGACGCTGGAGGGCATCACCCGCGAGGACGTGGACGCGTGGGCCCTGCGCTCGCAGCGCCAGGCGGCCCGCGCCATTGAAGAGAACCGCTTCGCCAAGGCCCTCTTCGCGGTGAAGGACCCGGCCACCGGCGCCGTGCTGCTGGAGCGCGACGAGTACCCTCGCCCGGACACCACCGCGCAGGGCCTGGCCGCGCTCAAGCCCGCGTTCGTCGCCATGGGTGAGACGGCCGTGGGCCCGAGCGGAGAGACGCTGGACGGCATCGCACTGGCCGCGTACCCGCGGGCGAAGCGCATCCAGCACGTGCACACCGCGGGCAACTCCAGCGGCATCGTGGACGGGGCCGCCGTGGTGGCGCTGGCGTCCGAGCGCTACGTGAAGGAGAAGGGGCTCAAGCCCCGCGCCCGCATCCGAGCCATGGCGACGCTGGGCACCGAGCCGCTCATCATGCTCACCGCCCCCGCGCCCGTGAGCGAGAAGGCCCTGCGCATGGCCGGCATGAAGGCCGGTGACGTCGACCTGTGGGAGATCAACGAGGCCTTCGCCGCCGTGGTCCTCCAGACGACGCGCGCGCTGGGCATCGACCCGGACCGGGTGAACGTCAACGGCGGCTCCATCGCGCTGGGCCACCCGCTGGGCGCCACCGGCGCGATGCTCCTGGGCACCGCCCTGGACGAGCTGGAGCGCACGGGCAAGGGGACGGCGCTCATCACCATGTGCATCGGCGGTGGCCAGGGCATCGCCACCATCATCGAGCGCATCTAG
- a CDS encoding OsmC family protein: MAQPLYTGQVRTVGESMARSTTEAQAFKIFMDEPVELGGRNGAPSPLDFILAAHAGCLNYMTFFIARELGIPVTGTEITVQGSLDPAKFAGTNREVRAGYQSLTATIHVRGDVTQEQLARLLREVETRCPVSDNLAHATPIHLSMQPAA, from the coding sequence ATGGCACAGCCGCTGTACACCGGACAGGTCCGCACCGTGGGGGAGAGCATGGCCCGCAGCACCACGGAGGCGCAGGCGTTCAAGATCTTCATGGACGAGCCCGTGGAGCTGGGAGGCCGCAACGGCGCGCCCAGCCCGCTCGACTTCATCCTCGCGGCGCACGCGGGCTGCCTGAACTACATGACCTTCTTCATCGCCCGCGAGCTGGGCATCCCCGTCACCGGCACCGAAATCACCGTGCAGGGCTCCCTGGACCCCGCGAAGTTCGCCGGCACCAACCGCGAGGTGCGCGCCGGCTACCAGTCCCTCACCGCCACCATCCACGTGCGGGGCGACGTCACGCAGGAGCAGCTGGCGCGGCTGCTTCGCGAAGTGGAGACGCGCTGCCCCGTCAGCGACAACCTGGCCCACGCCACCCCCATCCACCTCTCCATGCAGCCCGCCGCATAG